A DNA window from Paenibacillus andongensis contains the following coding sequences:
- a CDS encoding CapA family protein encodes MESRQDRHRKPKKERSTNKKTPLKVIGGLTLAAAACFAIGIGASYWTSKSNSAEEQDSASSPVVSVSPIPTKPTNTAGSASAEPSTKPSPESTAKAVIPTPAPTASSEPTRSGGQVKLTFVGDVLMASKVEDILKEKGYDYPYTNVKDFLSKPDFTIANLETPITTRGTVQKKDYVYRSSPMALPALKASGIDLVNLANNHVMDYGTEGLLDTMDALDQEGVKRVGAGKDLEEAYRPVIVEKDGVKIAFFGFSRVVPEASWKAGPGHAGVAETYSYKLPVEAIQKAKESADLVVVVTHWGVERSDNPDKNQKDLAHRYIDAGADLIVGGHPHVLQGFEQYKGKWIAYSLGNFIFTTNDTPKTWETVILEAACSKDKQCDIHLVPILTKAALPTPMNTEDGEKLFQRLSKISIGAQVDAQGNVSKK; translated from the coding sequence TTGGAATCCAGACAAGATCGTCACCGTAAACCGAAAAAAGAACGCTCTACGAACAAGAAGACCCCGCTCAAAGTAATTGGGGGACTCACGCTTGCCGCAGCGGCTTGTTTTGCTATTGGCATTGGCGCTTCCTATTGGACATCGAAAAGTAATTCAGCGGAAGAGCAAGATTCAGCATCATCACCAGTGGTTAGTGTTTCGCCTATTCCAACCAAACCAACGAATACAGCGGGATCAGCTAGTGCGGAGCCAAGTACAAAGCCTAGCCCAGAGTCTACGGCAAAAGCCGTTATCCCGACACCTGCTCCTACCGCATCGAGTGAGCCAACGAGAAGTGGCGGGCAAGTAAAGTTAACTTTTGTGGGTGATGTATTGATGGCCTCCAAAGTGGAAGATATTCTAAAAGAAAAAGGCTATGATTACCCTTATACGAATGTTAAAGATTTTCTGAGCAAGCCCGATTTTACAATTGCTAATTTAGAAACACCCATAACGACTAGAGGTACTGTTCAAAAAAAGGATTACGTCTATCGTTCTTCACCGATGGCCTTGCCTGCCCTGAAAGCTTCCGGAATTGATCTTGTTAATCTAGCGAATAACCACGTGATGGATTATGGTACAGAGGGCTTGCTGGATACGATGGATGCCCTTGATCAAGAAGGCGTTAAGCGAGTTGGAGCGGGCAAAGATTTGGAAGAAGCCTACCGACCGGTCATCGTGGAAAAAGATGGTGTGAAGATTGCTTTCTTCGGCTTCAGCCGTGTCGTTCCAGAGGCTTCATGGAAGGCGGGTCCTGGCCATGCCGGCGTAGCCGAAACCTATAGTTACAAACTGCCAGTTGAAGCCATTCAGAAAGCAAAAGAAAGCGCGGATCTTGTCGTTGTCGTTACCCATTGGGGAGTGGAAAGAAGCGATAATCCGGATAAGAATCAGAAAGACTTGGCTCATCGTTACATCGATGCCGGCGCTGATCTCATCGTAGGCGGTCATCCCCATGTCTTACAAGGCTTCGAGCAATATAAAGGCAAATGGATTGCCTATAGTCTAGGTAATTTCATTTTTACAACGAATGATACTCCGAAGACTTGGGAGACAGTTATTTTAGAGGCCGCATGTTCCAAAGATAAACAATGCGATATCCACCTTGTGCCTATATTGACCAAAGCAGCACTGCCGACTCCGATGAATACGGAAGATGGCGAAAAACTCTTTCAGCGGTTGAGTAAAATCTCGATAGGCGCTCAAGTGGACGCGCAAGGAAATGTTAGCAAGAAATAA
- a CDS encoding metallophosphoesterase family protein: MEKIAIISDIHGNLPALEAVLLDIQRRGITRIICLGDLVGKGPDSAAVVDRIKEVCESVVQGNWDLGITLPQENPAGLWHQHQLGEVRLAYLKQLNFSVDLNVSGKLFRLFHASAQSVYHRVKRKASKEERLAMFQNTQMTGVPTDGKQPDIVGYGDIHIPYLITIKNPSEKRSVKQASSGLMLFNVGSVGTPYDGIPQACYCVLEGETEGNMQAGFAIQFVRVPYDIDYAVRLAYTAQMPESLRYELEITTGLVHK; encoded by the coding sequence TTGGAGAAAATCGCAATCATATCGGATATTCATGGTAATTTACCCGCACTGGAAGCTGTGCTTTTAGATATTCAACGCCGAGGAATTACACGCATTATTTGTTTAGGCGACCTTGTGGGTAAAGGGCCTGATTCCGCTGCTGTCGTTGACCGTATCAAGGAGGTATGTGAATCCGTTGTTCAAGGAAACTGGGATTTGGGGATTACCCTTCCGCAGGAGAATCCTGCCGGATTGTGGCATCAGCATCAGCTTGGCGAGGTTAGGCTTGCTTATCTGAAACAGCTGAATTTCTCCGTTGATTTGAATGTAAGCGGTAAATTGTTCCGATTGTTCCACGCTTCTGCGCAAAGTGTTTATCATAGAGTGAAACGTAAAGCATCCAAGGAAGAACGTCTCGCTATGTTTCAAAATACTCAGATGACAGGTGTGCCGACAGATGGGAAACAACCTGATATTGTCGGCTATGGAGACATTCATATCCCCTATCTCATAACGATCAAAAACCCATCGGAGAAACGCTCTGTGAAGCAAGCGAGCAGCGGTCTGATGCTCTTCAATGTGGGAAGTGTAGGAACGCCGTATGATGGCATTCCTCAAGCTTGCTACTGCGTCTTGGAGGGGGAAACCGAAGGTAATATGCAAGCTGGCTTTGCGATTCAATTCGTGCGTGTTCCTTATGATATTGACTATGCTGTTCGCTTGGCTTACACCGCGCAAATGCCGGAAAGTCTTAGGTATGAGCTAGAGATTACTACAGGTCTGGTTCATAAATGA
- a CDS encoding O-methyltransferase: METITAESYMEGLYEEDTVLERVKEVIRTQNMPEISIAPGYGRLLTMLVTMIGATKVLEIGALGGYSGICLARGLKEGGKLISLELKQEFADVAKQNLTEAGLGELVEYRIGEALIHLNELLEQGERFDFFFIDADKVNYPNYLELAIKLANPGAIIAGDNTLMRGKVVDANQTKAAVQAMRTFNQLVATDPRLESTILPAYDGLALARVK, from the coding sequence ATGGAAACCATAACAGCCGAGAGCTATATGGAGGGTTTATACGAAGAAGATACAGTTCTAGAACGAGTGAAGGAAGTCATACGCACCCAGAATATGCCCGAAATTTCGATTGCACCTGGATACGGCAGATTGCTTACTATGCTGGTGACGATGATTGGCGCAACGAAGGTGTTGGAAATAGGCGCTTTAGGCGGTTATAGCGGTATTTGTTTGGCGAGAGGCTTGAAAGAAGGCGGCAAGCTTATTTCGCTGGAGTTAAAACAAGAATTTGCTGATGTAGCCAAGCAAAATCTGACCGAAGCGGGCCTTGGCGAGCTCGTTGAGTACCGGATTGGCGAAGCGCTCATTCACCTGAATGAGCTTCTTGAGCAGGGAGAGCGATTTGATTTCTTTTTTATCGATGCGGACAAGGTAAATTATCCGAATTATTTGGAGCTCGCAATTAAGCTGGCGAACCCTGGGGCCATTATTGCAGGGGATAACACCCTGATGCGAGGAAAAGTCGTCGATGCGAACCAAACCAAAGCCGCGGTCCAAGCGATGCGTACTTTCAACCAGCTGGTCGCCACCGATCCGCGCTTGGAAAGCACCATCCTGCCGGCCTATGATGGCTTGGCTTTAGCACGAGTGAAGTAG
- a CDS encoding THUMP domain-containing class I SAM-dependent RNA methyltransferase, translating into MPQQIELIATCPMGLEAIVAREIRDLGYNEVTVENGRVRFLGDELAICRANLWLRTADRILVLMGQFKALTFDELFEGTKALAWPDWIPNDAEFPVEGRSHKSQLSSVPACQGIVKKAVVEKLKLRYGTEWFPENGARYVIEVALLNDIATLTIDTTGASLHKRGYRKLVTEAPLKETMAAAMILLSRWKVDRPLYDPFCGSGTIPIEAAMIGWNIAPGLRRSFPSEAWGNIPRKLWDKARDEAFDAVKDDVPLNIIGSDIDPSAIEVAEAAAKAAGLTKQFKLLVEPVAKARPRGDYGCLITNPPYGERLGEAQDVEVALRQLGALTAPMPSWSLFILSPSTQLEHYMNRRADKKRKLFNGRIECNLFQYLGPLPPRR; encoded by the coding sequence ATGCCACAACAAATTGAATTAATCGCAACTTGCCCAATGGGACTTGAGGCCATCGTTGCACGCGAAATCCGTGATCTTGGCTACAATGAAGTCACCGTCGAGAATGGGCGTGTCCGTTTTCTTGGCGACGAGTTGGCCATCTGCCGAGCCAATCTTTGGCTCAGAACCGCCGATCGCATCTTGGTACTCATGGGCCAATTCAAGGCCCTTACTTTCGATGAGCTTTTCGAAGGCACCAAGGCGCTTGCTTGGCCAGACTGGATTCCGAACGATGCCGAATTCCCTGTGGAAGGGCGTTCCCATAAGTCACAATTATCTAGCGTTCCCGCTTGCCAAGGAATCGTGAAGAAAGCGGTCGTAGAGAAGCTGAAGCTTCGCTACGGAACGGAGTGGTTCCCCGAGAACGGGGCACGCTACGTAATCGAAGTCGCGCTCCTGAACGATATCGCAACGCTGACGATCGACACGACCGGCGCCAGCCTGCATAAGCGCGGCTACCGTAAGCTCGTGACCGAAGCGCCGCTCAAGGAGACCATGGCGGCTGCGATGATCCTCCTCAGCCGCTGGAAGGTCGACAGACCGCTCTACGACCCGTTCTGCGGGTCTGGGACGATCCCGATCGAGGCAGCTATGATCGGATGGAACATCGCGCCAGGACTGCGGCGCAGCTTCCCTAGCGAGGCGTGGGGCAATATCCCACGCAAGTTGTGGGACAAGGCTCGCGACGAGGCCTTCGACGCCGTTAAAGATGATGTTCCGCTGAACATCATCGGCAGTGACATCGATCCCTCTGCCATCGAAGTGGCAGAGGCTGCCGCGAAGGCCGCCGGCTTGACGAAACAGTTCAAGCTGCTTGTGGAACCAGTCGCCAAAGCCCGCCCGCGCGGCGACTACGGCTGCTTGATCACCAACCCTCCCTATGGAGAGCGGCTTGGTGAAGCGCAAGATGTCGAGGTGGCGCTGCGCCAGCTCGGTGCACTCACTGCTCCTATGCCGTCATGGAGCCTGTTCATATTAAGCCCGAGCACACAGCTCGAGCATTATATGAACCGCCGCGCGGATAAGAAGCGTAAGCTATTTAACGGACGGATCGAGTGTAACCTGTTCCAGTATCTTGGACCTTTACCACCGCGTAGGTAA
- a CDS encoding GNAT family N-acetyltransferase, producing MTILIKKCMFEDLGLLQEISVETFNETFQNQNSPENMKAYLERAFNLNQLEKELSNISSEFYFIYSNEEIAGYLKVNTNDAQSEIMGNDSLEIERIYIRKKHHKQGFGKYLINKAIEIALERNKEKVWLGVWEKNESAITFYKKMEFVQTGTHSFYMGDEEQIDFIMTKSLI from the coding sequence ATGACAATACTTATAAAAAAGTGCATGTTTGAAGATTTAGGCTTACTTCAAGAAATTAGTGTTGAAACATTTAATGAGACATTTCAGAATCAAAATTCACCTGAAAATATGAAAGCCTATTTGGAAAGAGCATTTAACTTAAATCAATTAGAAAAAGAATTGTCAAACATCTCTTCGGAATTCTATTTTATTTATTCAAATGAGGAAATTGCCGGGTATTTAAAGGTAAACACCAATGATGCTCAATCTGAAATAATGGGCAATGATTCACTTGAAATCGAGCGGATTTATATAAGGAAAAAACATCATAAACAGGGGTTTGGTAAATATCTAATAAATAAAGCGATAGAAATAGCGTTAGAACGGAATAAAGAGAAGGTTTGGCTAGGGGTTTGGGAAAAAAATGAGAGCGCAATTACCTTTTATAAAAAAATGGAGTTTGTTCAAACAGGAACTCACTCTTTCTATATGGGTGATGAAGAACAAATAGATTTTATAATGACCAAATCACTCATATAA
- a CDS encoding MarR family winged helix-turn-helix transcriptional regulator, which yields MKEILREVGMIARSLDSISNIEFKKYDLTKGQYLYLVRICENPGIIQEKLAEMIKVDRTTAARAIKKLEINGFIEKNDDPYNQKIKKLFPTEKGKNVYPLIKRENDYSNRVALSGFSESEVETMFNLLQRVRKNVEKDWEFVKKGNKRNY from the coding sequence ATGAAGGAAATTCTACGTGAGGTTGGAATGATTGCAAGGTCTTTGGATTCGATAAGTAATATAGAATTTAAAAAATATGACCTTACAAAAGGACAGTACTTGTACCTCGTGCGAATATGTGAAAATCCAGGAATTATTCAAGAAAAGTTAGCTGAAATGATCAAGGTAGATCGAACAACAGCAGCTCGGGCTATAAAGAAACTTGAGATTAATGGATTTATTGAAAAGAATGATGATCCATATAACCAAAAAATTAAAAAACTATTTCCTACAGAGAAAGGGAAGAATGTTTACCCTTTAATAAAAAGGGAAAACGATTATTCCAATAGGGTCGCACTATCTGGGTTCTCCGAAAGTGAAGTAGAAACCATGTTTAACTTGCTGCAAAGAGTCAGAAAAAATGTAGAAAAAGACTGGGAGTTTGTAAAAAAAGGAAACAAGAGAAATTATTGA
- the gloA2 gene encoding SMU1112c/YaeR family gloxylase I-like metalloprotein, translating to MELAQIHHVAIISSNYERSKHFYVDLLGLTVIHETYRAERDSYKLDLRIGKTEQQIELFSFPNPPLRVNQPEARGLRHLAFVVPNMEQSVKELESKGIAVEPVRIDPITGDQYTFFADPDGLPLELVEHAK from the coding sequence GTGGAGTTAGCACAAATTCATCATGTGGCAATCATTAGCTCAAATTATGAGCGATCGAAACACTTCTATGTCGATTTACTTGGATTAACGGTCATACACGAAACATATCGTGCAGAACGTGACTCCTATAAGTTGGATTTGCGCATCGGGAAGACCGAACAGCAGATCGAGTTATTTTCATTTCCGAACCCTCCGCTGCGAGTTAACCAGCCTGAGGCAAGGGGCCTTAGGCATTTGGCTTTTGTTGTGCCGAATATGGAACAAAGCGTTAAAGAACTTGAGAGCAAGGGGATTGCGGTAGAACCGGTGCGGATTGATCCTATTACCGGTGACCAATATACTTTTTTTGCAGATCCGGATGGGCTGCCCTTGGAGTTGGTGGAACATGCCAAATGA
- a CDS encoding exopolyphosphatase: MRLITRSDFDGLVCAMLFKKLNMVDEMKFVHPKDMQDGLIEVSENDILANVPYVAGCGLWFDHHSSELERMGEKVEFKGETRIAPSAARVVYDYYGGRETFGDIDDIMRGVDKADSAQFSKEDILNPSGWDLLSFIMDARTGLGRYRDYRISNYQLMEDLVEHCATMSVHEIMELPDVKERVARYFELDALYRDMLQTYTRTEGNVIITDLRDVETIYPGNRFMVYALYPEQNISIWVIDGRNKQNCVFACGHSIVNRTSKTNIGNLMLQNGGGGHHAAGTCQVDYVNAEEVLKKIVETMRTDG, translated from the coding sequence ATGAGATTAATCACACGTTCGGATTTTGATGGTTTAGTATGCGCGATGCTTTTCAAAAAGTTAAACATGGTAGATGAGATGAAATTTGTCCATCCCAAAGATATGCAGGACGGTTTGATTGAGGTTTCAGAAAACGATATTTTGGCCAATGTCCCTTATGTAGCGGGTTGTGGCTTGTGGTTCGATCATCATTCCAGTGAACTTGAGCGGATGGGGGAGAAGGTTGAATTCAAAGGAGAAACCCGTATCGCGCCAAGTGCGGCACGTGTTGTTTATGATTACTATGGAGGGCGAGAGACCTTCGGAGATATCGACGATATTATGCGCGGGGTGGATAAAGCGGATTCGGCGCAGTTCAGCAAAGAAGATATTTTGAATCCGAGCGGATGGGATTTATTATCTTTTATCATGGATGCTCGAACGGGTTTAGGGCGTTATCGCGATTATCGGATCAGTAACTATCAATTGATGGAAGATCTCGTGGAGCACTGTGCAACAATGTCCGTTCATGAGATTATGGAATTGCCAGATGTGAAAGAGCGCGTGGCGCGGTATTTCGAATTAGATGCCTTATATCGTGATATGCTTCAAACCTATACGCGGACGGAAGGCAATGTTATTATTACCGACCTTCGTGATGTGGAAACCATCTATCCAGGGAACCGTTTCATGGTGTATGCCCTGTATCCAGAGCAAAATATCTCGATTTGGGTCATCGATGGCCGAAATAAACAAAACTGCGTCTTTGCTTGTGGACACAGCATTGTGAATCGCACATCGAAAACGAATATTGGTAACTTGATGCTTCAAAATGGTGGAGGCGGTCATCATGCAGCAGGTACTTGCCAAGTTGACTATGTGAACGCTGAGGAAGTTTTGAAGAAAATTGTTGAAACGATGCGAACAGACGGATAA